In one window of Streptomyces roseofulvus DNA:
- a CDS encoding ABC transporter ATP-binding protein has protein sequence MVEKGLVVDGLRKRYGDHLAVDGVSFTLPPGGSLAIVGESGSGKTTTVRMLVGLERADGGTVRLDGRDRSARPRGRAERLARAREIQMVFQDPYLSLDPRIPVSGCLDEVLRLHTPLDATGRAARVADLLDRVGLGAREAAALPRGLSGGQRQRVAIARALAAEPRVLVLDEAVAALDVSIQAQILDLLREIRREAGIGYLFVTHDLAVVRHVADDVLVLRSGQVVESGPVDRVLGAPEHPYTRLLLDSVPRRGWDPSRVTGRT, from the coding sequence GTGGTGGAGAAGGGCCTCGTCGTCGACGGCCTGCGGAAGCGGTACGGCGACCATCTCGCGGTCGACGGGGTGTCGTTCACCCTGCCTCCCGGGGGTTCACTGGCGATCGTCGGCGAGTCCGGCAGCGGCAAGACGACCACGGTCCGGATGCTGGTGGGCCTGGAGCGCGCGGACGGCGGCACGGTCCGGCTCGACGGCCGGGACCGCTCCGCCCGCCCCCGGGGCCGCGCGGAGCGGCTGGCGCGGGCCAGGGAGATCCAGATGGTCTTCCAGGACCCCTATCTGTCGCTGGACCCGCGGATCCCGGTGAGCGGCTGCCTCGACGAGGTGCTGCGCCTGCACACGCCGCTGGACGCGACCGGGCGGGCGGCCCGGGTCGCCGACCTCCTCGACCGGGTGGGGCTCGGCGCCCGCGAGGCCGCCGCCCTGCCGCGCGGGCTCTCCGGCGGCCAGCGGCAGCGGGTGGCGATCGCCCGGGCGCTGGCGGCCGAGCCCCGGGTGCTGGTCCTCGACGAGGCGGTCGCCGCGCTCGACGTGTCGATCCAGGCGCAGATCCTCGACCTGCTGCGGGAGATCCGCCGCGAGGCCGGCATCGGCTACCTCTTCGTCACCCACGACCTGGCGGTGGTCCGGCACGTCGCCGACGACGTGCTCGTCCTCAGGTCGGGCCAGGTGGTCGAGTCCGGCCCGGTGGACCGGGTCCTGGGCGCCCCCGAACACCCCTACACCCGACTGCTGTTGGACTCGGTGCCGCGCAGGGGCTGGGACCCGTCCCGGGTGACGGGCCGGACCTGA
- a CDS encoding DUF4344 domain-containing metallopeptidase codes for MPTAARTRRPVRQGLPLRLALAAALLAGCAPTAAAPESTRGTGRLVVAYEPARTAGERAARSFLQERRVLEDAAAYADARIALPRDVPLRAAGCAAPNPYWDEKTGRITYCYGFVPEARKVFAGLDTGGTPAERAAAVDEDVVGLSNGVLFHELGHALVDLYDLPVTGREEDAVDQLAVLLLASGDERHTDYAISTVNAWGALWKASEGGDPGVAAYSDVHSLDGQRFFDWACWLYGSDPRRFADAVDAEGNPDGVLPRDRAALCPAEYRRIASSWHTLLGPYLKQR; via the coding sequence ATGCCCACCGCCGCCCGCACCCGCCGCCCCGTCCGCCAGGGCCTCCCCCTCCGCCTCGCCCTCGCCGCCGCCCTGCTCGCCGGCTGCGCTCCCACCGCGGCGGCACCGGAGAGCACCCGGGGCACCGGCCGCCTCGTCGTGGCGTACGAGCCCGCCCGGACCGCCGGGGAGCGCGCCGCCCGGTCCTTCCTGCAGGAGCGCCGCGTGCTGGAGGACGCCGCCGCGTACGCCGACGCCCGGATCGCCCTCCCCCGGGACGTGCCGCTCCGCGCCGCCGGCTGCGCGGCGCCGAACCCGTACTGGGACGAGAAGACCGGGCGGATCACCTACTGCTACGGGTTCGTGCCCGAGGCCCGGAAGGTCTTCGCCGGTCTCGACACCGGCGGCACCCCGGCGGAGCGGGCCGCCGCCGTCGACGAGGACGTCGTCGGGCTCTCGAACGGCGTCCTCTTCCACGAGCTCGGACACGCCCTCGTCGACCTGTACGACCTGCCGGTCACCGGCCGCGAGGAGGACGCGGTCGACCAGCTCGCCGTCCTCCTCCTCGCCTCCGGCGACGAGCGCCACACCGACTACGCGATCTCCACCGTCAACGCCTGGGGCGCCCTCTGGAAGGCGTCCGAGGGCGGCGACCCCGGGGTGGCCGCGTACTCCGACGTCCACTCCCTCGACGGGCAGCGGTTCTTCGACTGGGCCTGCTGGCTGTACGGCTCCGATCCCCGGCGGTTCGCGGACGCGGTGGACGCCGAGGGCAACCCGGACGGGGTGCTGCCCCGCGACCGCGCCGCGCTCTGCCCGGCCGAGTACCGCCGCATCGCCTCGTCCTGGCACACCCTCCTCGGCCCCTACCTCAAGCAGCGGTGA
- a CDS encoding ABC transporter permease, translating into MTTTLTPVPYRRPGLRRLRLLGQGPLFTVSVAVLAVLVLVAVCAPLLAPYDPEALDLGASLVGTSADHLLGTDQSGRDILSRLLHGARTGLLGPLLVVAVSTLLGTLLGVVAAWRGGWADTLLSRAMDLVFSVPGLMLAILLVAVTGPGMTAPVIAMAIAYTPYVGRLVRGIARQEKARPYIEAYVVQGWSGWTVCVRHLLPNIAPTVFAQSAMNFGYALMDLAALSFLGFGVQPPTADWGAMINEGQGAVLQGAMLPALAPSVCIVLAVVAFGIVGEGLADRIARREK; encoded by the coding sequence ATGACCACCACCCTCACCCCGGTGCCGTACCGCAGGCCCGGCCTGCGGAGGCTGCGCCTCCTCGGGCAGGGTCCGCTCTTCACGGTCTCGGTCGCGGTGCTCGCCGTGCTCGTCCTCGTCGCCGTGTGCGCGCCGCTGCTCGCCCCGTACGACCCCGAGGCGCTCGACCTGGGCGCCAGCCTGGTCGGCACCTCGGCCGACCACCTCCTCGGCACCGACCAGTCCGGCCGCGACATCCTGTCCCGGCTGCTGCACGGCGCCCGCACCGGCCTCCTCGGCCCGCTCCTGGTCGTCGCCGTCTCCACCCTGCTCGGCACCCTGCTCGGCGTGGTGGCGGCCTGGCGCGGCGGCTGGGCCGACACCCTCCTGTCCCGCGCGATGGACCTGGTCTTCTCCGTCCCCGGACTGATGCTGGCGATCCTGCTGGTCGCGGTCACCGGCCCGGGCATGACGGCCCCGGTGATCGCGATGGCGATCGCGTACACCCCGTACGTGGGACGCCTGGTGCGCGGCATCGCCCGGCAGGAGAAGGCCCGGCCGTACATCGAGGCGTACGTGGTGCAGGGCTGGTCCGGCTGGACGGTCTGCGTCCGGCACCTGCTGCCCAACATCGCGCCGACGGTCTTCGCGCAGTCCGCGATGAACTTCGGCTACGCGCTGATGGACCTGGCGGCGCTCTCCTTCCTCGGCTTCGGCGTCCAGCCGCCGACCGCCGACTGGGGCGCCATGATCAACGAGGGCCAGGGCGCCGTCCTCCAGGGCGCGATGCTGCCGGCCCTCGCGCCGTCCGTGTGCATCGTGCTCGCGGTGGTCGCCTTCGGCATCGTCGGCGAGGGCCTCGCCGACCGCATCGCCCGTCGGGAGAAGTAG
- a CDS encoding ABC transporter ATP-binding protein — protein sequence MNHSTPPPVLEIDGLELRLPADRAARPILDGVSLTVRPGETVGLVGESGSGKSVACRSVLGLLPAGARTTGQVRVGGADVLTMDRARLAALRAREVAMVFQDPRASVNPLRRVGDFLTEGLRASGTPAAKATARAEELLAAVGIRDPRGALRRHPHQFSGGMLQRVVIAAALAAEPALLVADEPTTALDVTTQAEVISILAGLRAERGTGMLFVTHDLELASAICDRVYVMYAGRIVETRSTGELFDRPRHPYTAGLLGCTPRIEAGAPAPRPIPGRPVSLAEAPSGCAFAARCAHAVARCTEERPELARHGEGFAACLRAEEGIAL from the coding sequence ATGAACCACTCCACACCCCCTCCCGTCCTGGAGATCGACGGCCTGGAGCTGCGGCTCCCCGCCGACCGGGCCGCCCGGCCCATCCTGGACGGCGTCAGCCTGACCGTGCGCCCCGGGGAGACCGTCGGCCTGGTCGGCGAGTCCGGCTCCGGCAAGTCCGTCGCCTGCCGCAGCGTCCTCGGCCTGCTCCCCGCGGGCGCCCGCACCACCGGCCAGGTCCGGGTCGGCGGCGCCGACGTCCTCACCATGGACCGGGCGCGGCTCGCCGCGCTGCGGGCCCGCGAGGTCGCGATGGTCTTCCAGGACCCGCGCGCCTCGGTCAACCCGCTGCGCCGGGTCGGCGACTTCCTCACCGAGGGGCTCCGCGCCTCCGGCACCCCGGCCGCCAAGGCCACCGCACGCGCCGAGGAGCTCCTCGCCGCGGTCGGCATCCGCGACCCTCGCGGGGCGCTGCGCCGCCACCCGCACCAGTTCTCCGGCGGCATGCTCCAGCGGGTCGTCATCGCCGCCGCGCTCGCCGCCGAACCGGCGCTGCTCGTCGCCGACGAGCCGACCACCGCCCTCGACGTCACCACCCAGGCCGAGGTCATCTCGATCCTGGCGGGGCTGCGGGCCGAACGCGGCACCGGCATGCTCTTCGTCACCCACGACCTGGAGCTGGCCTCCGCGATCTGCGACCGGGTGTACGTAATGTACGCGGGCCGGATCGTGGAGACCCGGTCCACCGGCGAGCTGTTCGACCGGCCCCGGCACCCGTACACCGCCGGCCTGCTCGGCTGCACCCCGCGGATCGAGGCCGGCGCGCCCGCGCCCCGCCCGATCCCGGGCCGCCCGGTCTCGCTCGCCGAGGCGCCGTCGGGCTGCGCCTTCGCCGCGCGGTGCGCGCACGCGGTGGCGCGGTGCACGGAGGAGAGGCCCGAACTGGCACGGCACGGCGAGGGCTTCGCCGCGTGCCTCCGCGCCGAGGAAGGGATCGCGCTGTGA
- a CDS encoding MerR family transcriptional regulator codes for MTDTDGTWSIGELAGRAGVTVKTVRYYSDRGLLPEDGRSGGGHRRYGPGALARLREIRSLRALGLGVPEVARALEDEGRLADVVAGELRGVARERAALAWREASLRLLAECDGAERAELLPLLGAAALPPDTDAVVRFWRRSLPVRLPAPLVARVLDEVVPVPPDEPTPGEVRAFALLRALVSDPRPERAPAPPLRGERYRPAVLYEGLAEAYDLAAAEVRAGREPGGAEALDCFAGAYALALGEVDSAGFRRRLVERLGREDTGVMARYWKLVAPLGPADRPALGLLHHHLTVALAAPPAA; via the coding sequence GTGACGGACACGGACGGGACGTGGAGCATCGGCGAGCTGGCCGGGCGGGCCGGGGTGACGGTGAAGACCGTGCGGTACTACTCGGACCGGGGGCTGCTGCCGGAGGACGGGCGCAGCGGCGGCGGGCACCGGAGGTACGGCCCCGGGGCGCTGGCCCGGCTGCGCGAGATCCGGTCGCTCCGCGCCCTGGGTCTCGGCGTGCCCGAGGTGGCGCGGGCGCTGGAGGACGAGGGCCGGCTCGCGGACGTGGTCGCCGGGGAGCTGCGGGGCGTGGCGCGGGAGCGGGCGGCCCTGGCGTGGCGGGAGGCGTCGCTGCGGCTGCTCGCGGAGTGCGACGGCGCGGAACGGGCCGAGCTGCTGCCGCTGTTGGGTGCGGCGGCGCTGCCGCCGGACACGGACGCGGTGGTCCGGTTCTGGCGGCGGTCGCTGCCCGTGCGGCTGCCGGCGCCCCTGGTGGCGCGGGTCCTCGACGAGGTGGTGCCGGTGCCGCCGGACGAGCCGACGCCGGGCGAGGTGCGGGCCTTCGCCCTGCTGCGCGCCCTGGTCTCGGACCCCCGGCCGGAGCGGGCGCCGGCGCCGCCGCTGCGGGGTGAGCGGTACCGGCCGGCGGTCCTGTACGAGGGACTGGCGGAGGCGTACGACCTGGCGGCGGCGGAGGTGCGGGCGGGGCGGGAGCCCGGCGGCGCGGAGGCCCTGGACTGTTTCGCCGGCGCGTACGCGCTGGCGCTCGGGGAGGTCGACTCGGCGGGCTTCCGGCGGCGCCTGGTGGAGCGGCTGGGCCGCGAGGACACGGGGGTGATGGCGCGGTACTGGAAGCTGGTCGCCCCTCTGGGGCCGGCGGACCGGCCCGCCCTCGGTCTCCTGCACCACCACCTCACGGTGGCCCTGGCCGCGCCTCCCGCCGCCTGA
- a CDS encoding VOC family protein, producing MAEPTTAQALGAPCWLSLAARDLDAAQRFYGAVLGWTFRKGDLEAGSAYAVGERDGVPVAGIAALAAELALPVAWTVFFAVEDADAAVARIRERGGTVGVGPVSYPPQGRAALATDRDGAAFGVWEGRLVSRWQVGERGTPAWVELHTRDAFDAAVFYAGVLRWAEELPGCCETSYEEDRVVLRRDGVAVARLDSGPVEAASSRPQLRPRWLVRFRVPDLAASVAAVKEHGGVVVPGGEWGGARDPETGGDERRVVVRDPDGALFTLEADGTR from the coding sequence GTGGCGGAGCCGACGACGGCACAGGCGCTGGGCGCGCCGTGCTGGCTGAGTCTGGCGGCGCGGGATCTGGATGCGGCGCAGCGGTTCTACGGCGCGGTGCTGGGCTGGACGTTCCGCAAGGGCGATCTCGAGGCGGGTTCGGCGTACGCGGTGGGTGAGCGGGACGGAGTGCCGGTCGCGGGGATCGCGGCGCTGGCGGCGGAGCTGGCGCTGCCGGTGGCCTGGACGGTGTTCTTCGCGGTGGAGGACGCGGACGCGGCGGTGGCGCGGATCCGGGAGCGGGGCGGCACGGTGGGCGTGGGGCCGGTGTCGTATCCGCCGCAGGGGCGGGCGGCGCTGGCCACGGACCGGGACGGTGCGGCGTTCGGGGTGTGGGAGGGGCGGCTGGTGTCGCGCTGGCAGGTGGGCGAGCGGGGCACCCCCGCGTGGGTGGAGCTGCACACCCGGGACGCCTTCGACGCGGCGGTGTTCTACGCCGGGGTGCTGCGCTGGGCGGAGGAGCTGCCGGGCTGCTGCGAGACCTCGTACGAGGAGGACCGGGTGGTGCTGCGCCGCGACGGGGTGGCGGTGGCGCGGCTGGACAGCGGTCCGGTGGAGGCGGCCTCGTCCCGTCCGCAGCTGCGGCCGCGCTGGCTGGTGCGGTTCCGGGTGCCGGACCTGGCGGCCTCGGTGGCGGCGGTGAAGGAGCACGGCGGGGTGGTGGTGCCGGGCGGCGAGTGGGGCGGGGCCAGGGACCCGGAGACCGGTGGCGACGAGCGCCGGGTGGTGGTGCGGGACCCGGACGGTGCGCTGTTCACGCTGGAGGCGGACGGGACGCGGTGA
- a CDS encoding carbohydrate binding domain-containing protein, whose translation MTPTRIRPRGRVLALLAVAAGLTGLIAAPPGPPPAAVPLRAAPAAAVAENTATVYYWTKTRNWSAYHLHWAPDGGSWTAVPGTAMEPACTDWVKKTVSLGAAAGLQATFNNGTGTWDNNGGRNYALGTGNITVKDGVVAHSDPCAGTPPPASNKATVYYSSASLGWSTVNVHYQPAGGAWTAAPGLGMTAACTGWWKRELDLGAATSLKAAFNNGNGVWDNNGGADYAIGTGISTVRDRVVTANATDPCAATPPDTQAPTAPAGLTATADGVSVLLAWNAATDDRGVTKYQVTRTGGTAGTVVTDVGSTVFSDTGLAERTPYTYTVRAVDAAGNVSAASAPATATTGDKPSAPAGGKPLGTDPRKDPIYFVLTARFHDGDATNNRGGSQHVKSGNAAGDDPMFRGDFKGLIQKLDYIKGLGFSAVWVTPVVLNRSDYDYHGYHGYDFYKVDPRLESAGASYQDLIDAAHAKGMKIYQDVVYNHSSRWGAKGLFTPTVYGVRDTQWSWYYDEKQPGFEYDGLTIDPKTGKSYYNGDLWSTTEPAGNTCVDWGKPTGGKSAEGYTLYNCQWPSPTSGMFPKALFHQCWIGNWEGEDSRSCWLHEDLADFDTENATVQNYLIGAYGKYIDMGVDGFRVDTAVHIPRTTWNRRFLPAIQERVTQRHGAEAAKNFFVFGEVAAFVNDKWNRGSVNHSAQFFTWKERREYDADDARAALEMYDYEQQQGTGNQPTSTNAFLNGNSYHAPDHSRFSGMNVIDMRMHMNFGDAYNAFSNGKDSDDSYNDATYNVVYVDSHDYGPNKSSERYTGGTDAWAENMSLMWTFRGIPTLYYGSEIEFQKGRKIDCGPSCPLATTGRAYYGAHLAGTVTASDFSKVSEASGQVATTLQQPLVKHVQRLNEIRRAIPALQMGQYSTEGISGGMAFKRRYTSGSTDSFALVTVSGGATYTGIPNGTYTDAVTGDVKTVTGGTLSVGAPGKGNLRVYVLNGPGRIGAAGPYLK comes from the coding sequence ATGACCCCCACCCGCATACGGCCGCGCGGGCGCGTGCTCGCGCTGCTCGCCGTCGCGGCCGGTCTGACCGGCCTCATCGCGGCCCCGCCCGGCCCGCCGCCCGCCGCCGTCCCGCTCCGGGCCGCCCCGGCGGCGGCCGTCGCCGAGAACACCGCGACGGTCTACTACTGGACGAAGACCAGGAACTGGTCGGCCTACCACCTGCATTGGGCGCCCGACGGCGGCTCCTGGACCGCCGTCCCCGGCACGGCGATGGAGCCCGCCTGCACCGACTGGGTGAAGAAGACCGTCAGCCTCGGTGCCGCCGCCGGACTCCAGGCCACCTTCAACAACGGCACCGGCACCTGGGACAACAACGGCGGCCGCAACTACGCCCTCGGCACGGGGAACATCACCGTGAAGGACGGGGTCGTCGCCCACTCCGACCCGTGCGCCGGCACTCCGCCGCCCGCCTCGAACAAGGCGACGGTGTACTACTCCTCGGCCTCCCTCGGCTGGTCCACCGTCAACGTCCACTACCAGCCGGCCGGCGGGGCGTGGACGGCCGCGCCCGGCCTCGGCATGACGGCGGCCTGCACGGGCTGGTGGAAGCGGGAGCTCGACCTCGGCGCGGCCACCTCGCTCAAGGCCGCGTTCAACAACGGCAACGGCGTGTGGGACAACAACGGCGGCGCCGACTACGCGATCGGCACCGGGATCTCCACCGTCCGGGACCGCGTGGTGACCGCGAACGCGACGGACCCCTGCGCCGCCACCCCGCCGGACACCCAGGCGCCCACCGCCCCGGCCGGCCTCACCGCGACCGCCGACGGCGTCTCCGTGCTGCTCGCCTGGAACGCCGCCACCGATGACCGGGGCGTGACGAAGTACCAGGTCACCCGGACCGGCGGAACGGCCGGCACGGTGGTCACGGACGTCGGCTCGACGGTCTTCTCGGACACGGGCCTCGCCGAACGCACCCCCTACACCTACACGGTGAGGGCCGTGGACGCCGCCGGAAACGTCTCGGCCGCCTCCGCCCCGGCCACCGCCACCACCGGTGACAAGCCAAGCGCCCCGGCCGGCGGGAAGCCGCTCGGCACGGACCCGCGCAAGGACCCGATCTACTTCGTCCTGACCGCCCGCTTCCACGACGGCGACGCCACCAACAACCGGGGCGGCAGCCAGCACGTGAAGTCGGGCAACGCGGCGGGCGACGACCCCATGTTCCGGGGCGACTTCAAGGGCCTGATCCAGAAGCTCGACTACATCAAGGGCCTCGGCTTCTCCGCCGTCTGGGTCACCCCGGTGGTCCTCAACCGCTCGGACTACGACTACCACGGCTACCACGGCTACGACTTCTACAAGGTCGACCCGCGCCTGGAGTCGGCCGGCGCCTCCTACCAGGACCTCATCGACGCCGCCCACGCCAAGGGCATGAAGATCTACCAGGACGTCGTCTACAACCACTCCTCCCGCTGGGGCGCCAAGGGCCTGTTCACGCCCACCGTGTACGGCGTCCGCGACACCCAGTGGAGCTGGTACTACGACGAGAAGCAGCCCGGCTTCGAGTACGACGGCCTGACGATCGACCCGAAGACCGGCAAGTCGTACTACAACGGCGACCTGTGGTCGACGACCGAGCCCGCCGGCAACACCTGCGTCGACTGGGGCAAGCCCACCGGCGGGAAGAGCGCCGAGGGCTACACGCTCTACAACTGCCAGTGGCCCAGCCCCACTTCGGGCATGTTCCCGAAGGCGCTCTTCCACCAGTGCTGGATCGGCAACTGGGAGGGCGAGGACTCCCGTTCCTGCTGGCTGCACGAGGACCTGGCGGACTTCGACACCGAGAACGCGACCGTCCAGAACTACCTGATCGGCGCTTACGGCAAGTACATCGACATGGGGGTGGACGGCTTCCGCGTCGACACCGCCGTGCACATCCCGCGCACCACCTGGAACCGCCGCTTCCTCCCCGCCATCCAGGAGCGGGTCACCCAGCGGCACGGCGCGGAGGCGGCGAAGAACTTCTTCGTCTTCGGCGAGGTCGCGGCCTTCGTCAACGACAAGTGGAACCGCGGCTCGGTGAACCACTCCGCGCAGTTCTTCACCTGGAAGGAGCGCAGGGAGTACGACGCCGACGACGCCAGGGCGGCGCTGGAGATGTACGACTACGAGCAGCAGCAGGGCACCGGCAACCAGCCCACCTCCACCAACGCCTTCCTGAACGGGAACAGCTACCACGCCCCCGACCACAGCCGCTTCTCCGGCATGAACGTCATCGACATGCGGATGCACATGAACTTCGGTGACGCGTACAACGCCTTCTCCAACGGCAAGGACTCGGACGACAGTTACAACGACGCCACCTACAACGTCGTCTACGTCGACAGCCACGACTACGGGCCGAACAAGTCCAGCGAGCGGTACACCGGCGGCACCGACGCGTGGGCCGAGAACATGTCCCTGATGTGGACCTTCCGCGGCATCCCGACGCTCTACTACGGCTCCGAGATCGAGTTCCAGAAGGGCCGGAAGATCGACTGCGGGCCGAGCTGCCCGCTGGCGACCACCGGCCGGGCCTACTACGGCGCGCACCTGGCCGGCACGGTCACCGCCTCCGACTTCTCGAAGGTCTCCGAGGCGAGCGGCCAGGTCGCGACCACCCTCCAGCAGCCCCTGGTCAAGCACGTCCAGCGGCTCAACGAGATCCGGCGGGCGATCCCCGCGCTCCAGATGGGCCAGTACTCCACCGAGGGCATCTCGGGCGGCATGGCGTTCAAGCGCCGCTACACCAGCGGCTCCACGGACAGCTTCGCCCTCGTGACCGTCTCGGGCGGGGCCACGTACACGGGCATCCCGAACGGCACGTACACCGATGCCGTGACGGGTGACGTGAAGACCGTCACCGGCGGCACGCTCTCGGTCGGCGCCCCCGGCAAGGGCAACCTCCGGGTGTACGTCCTGAACGGTCCCGGCAGGATCGGCGCCGCGGGTCCGTACCTGAAGTGA
- a CDS encoding MarR family winged helix-turn-helix transcriptional regulator, which yields MPLGRRSHLHAPRARGGAGGPDRSACVLLTRIPMHGPTSIGQLPDAFGPDASTLHRQTAALLRSGVVERIPDPDGVIAREFRLTEEGERRPAADRSYSIGGLRRIMEHRSSADATRFVDLLEGRPWPRS from the coding sequence ATGCCGCTCGGCCGGCGCTCGCACCTCCACGCGCCGCGCGCCCGGGGCGGCGCGGGCGGACCGGACCGCAGCGCGTGCGTGCTCCTCACCCGCATCCCGATGCACGGTCCGACATCCATCGGGCAGCTCCCCGACGCCTTCGGACCCGACGCCTCCACGCTCCACCGGCAGACCGCGGCCCTGCTGAGGTCCGGGGTCGTGGAGCGCATCCCGGATCCGGACGGCGTCATCGCCCGCGAGTTCCGCCTCACCGAGGAGGGCGAGCGCCGCCCGGCGGCCGACCGCTCATACAGCATCGGCGGTCTGCGGCGGATCATGGAGCACCGGTCGTCGGCGGACGCGACCCGCTTCGTGGACCTCCTGGAGGGCCGCCCGTGGCCCCGGAGCTGA
- a CDS encoding dienelactone hydrolase family protein, which translates to MTTFVLVGGAFTGGWLWDRVAARLRDAGAEACPVTLDGDPGAGLGTHARELTELVDRLDDPELVLVGHDYGIHPVLAAADRRPDRVVRVVYVAAGLPSDGDPALLLVRDETVRARLGHDTAPLPAPRVEEWARWGSLDGLTADDLALLDRRAAPQPAGTLTEPLRLGGAVDRVPAAAVMCTADGPGVDMVEMLVRTGPTHLRKLAGPGYAFFDLPAGHWPMLSHPAELADLLVRAAAGEGRRLTPDDDQPAYEEVEFLLETREFPYERLGRLDVYPPDGEGRRPAVLLVHGGPVQADRSPTPRDTPFYRGYARHLAGLGVVGATVDHRLHALTDYARAADDLAEAVERLRAHPRTDPDRIALWIFSGGGLLATDWLAAPPPWLRCLALSYPVLATPPGWETVEARFRPVAALAGAGRLPLVLVRAGREHPAFAATVEEFLTAAGKHGADVEIVDVPEGRHGFEAFDRTDASRAAVTRAARAVVDRVTGAA; encoded by the coding sequence ATGACGACGTTCGTTCTGGTGGGAGGCGCGTTCACCGGAGGGTGGCTGTGGGACCGGGTCGCCGCACGGCTGCGGGACGCCGGGGCCGAGGCGTGCCCGGTGACCCTGGACGGCGACCCCGGCGCCGGACTCGGCACGCACGCCAGGGAGTTGACGGAGCTCGTCGACCGGCTCGACGACCCGGAGCTCGTCCTCGTCGGGCACGACTACGGCATCCACCCCGTGCTCGCCGCCGCCGACCGGCGGCCCGACCGGGTCGTCCGCGTGGTGTACGTCGCCGCCGGGCTGCCCTCGGACGGCGACCCGGCGCTGCTCCTCGTCCGCGACGAGACCGTCCGGGCCCGGCTCGGCCACGACACGGCGCCGCTCCCGGCGCCCCGGGTCGAGGAGTGGGCGCGCTGGGGCAGCCTCGACGGGCTCACCGCCGACGACCTCGCCCTCCTGGACCGGCGGGCGGCGCCCCAGCCCGCCGGCACCCTCACCGAGCCCCTGCGGCTCGGCGGTGCCGTGGACCGGGTGCCCGCCGCCGCGGTGATGTGCACGGCCGACGGGCCGGGCGTCGACATGGTGGAGATGCTCGTCCGGACGGGGCCGACGCACCTCAGGAAACTGGCCGGCCCCGGCTACGCCTTCTTCGACCTCCCGGCCGGCCACTGGCCGATGCTGTCGCATCCGGCCGAACTCGCCGACCTGCTGGTGCGGGCGGCCGCGGGGGAGGGGCGGCGGCTGACGCCGGACGACGACCAGCCCGCGTACGAAGAGGTGGAGTTCCTGCTGGAGACACGGGAGTTCCCGTACGAGCGGCTCGGCCGCCTCGACGTCTACCCGCCCGACGGGGAAGGCCGCCGGCCCGCCGTCCTCCTCGTGCACGGCGGCCCCGTCCAGGCCGACCGCAGCCCCACCCCGCGCGACACGCCGTTCTACCGGGGCTACGCCCGCCACCTCGCCGGACTCGGCGTCGTCGGCGCCACCGTCGACCACCGGCTGCACGCCCTGACCGACTACGCCCGCGCCGCCGACGACCTGGCCGAGGCGGTCGAACGGCTCCGCGCCCACCCCCGGACCGACCCGGACCGCATCGCGCTCTGGATCTTCTCCGGCGGCGGCCTCCTCGCCACGGACTGGCTCGCCGCGCCGCCGCCGTGGCTGCGCTGCCTCGCCCTCTCCTACCCCGTCCTCGCCACGCCGCCCGGCTGGGAGACCGTCGAGGCCCGCTTCCGCCCGGTGGCGGCGCTCGCGGGCGCCGGCCGGCTGCCGCTGGTCCTGGTCCGCGCCGGACGCGAACACCCCGCGTTCGCGGCGACGGTGGAGGAGTTCCTCACCGCGGCCGGGAAGCACGGGGCGGACGTCGAGATCGTCGACGTGCCGGAGGGCCGGCACGGCTTCGAGGCGTTCGACCGCACGGACGCCTCCCGCGCCGCCGTGACGCGCGCGGCCAGGGCCGTGGTGGACCGTGTGACGGGGGCGGCGTGA